One window of the Carassius auratus strain Wakin chromosome 20, ASM336829v1, whole genome shotgun sequence genome contains the following:
- the hebp2 gene encoding heme-binding protein 2, with product MLKAIGQTLFSSGLQQPKFTAQPSKGEDYEVRTYHTTNWVSTTVTGMEQDPAFSTGFRRLFKYIQGNNDKKCKVEMTAPVSCLIEPGAGPACESTFTVSFYIPEEHQADPPKPTDPEAFIENRKEFTVFVRTFGGFANSESSRAELLRLIESLKRDGMKFKEAPFYRAGYDSPFKLTNRRNEVWLIKDEE from the exons ATGCTTAAAGCCATCGGCCAAACTTTGTTTTCTTCTGGACTCCAGCAGCCAAAATTCACTGCTCAACCGAgtaag GGTGAAGACTATGAGGTCCGCACTTACCACACAACAAACTGGGTCAGCACAACTGTGACTGGCATGGAGCAGGACCCGGCCTTTAGCACAGGCTTCAGAAGGCTCTTCAAATACATCCAGGGGAATAATGACAAGA AGTGTAAGGTGGAGATGACGGCACCAGTGAGCTGTCTGATTGAGCCTGGTGCTGGACCCGCGTGTGAAAGCACCTTCACAGTGTCCTTCTACATCCCTGAGGAACATCAGGCTGACCCACCCAAACCCACTGATCCAGAAGCTTTCATTGAGAACAGAAAAGAGTTCACGGTTTTTGTGAG GACCTTTGGAGGCTTTGCTAACAGTGAGAGCAGCCGTGCTGAGCTTCTGAGACTGATAGAGAGCCTCAAGAGGGATGGAATGAAGTTCAAGGAGGCTCCGTTCTACAGAGCAGGATATGACAGCCCCTTCAAACTGACCAACCGTAGGAATGAAGTGTGGCTGATCAAAGATGAGGAATAA